The sequence acacgggagcaggtctgtccggcacagcacctccctcaaggaggagaagagtgaggagaaaggaaactcaagtctgaccattctgtcctgggagagaagaggaggatctcatctctcatctgtccaagcatggcaaggagactttctctcatctttccaagcaaggtgactttttataattaggaaacaaaaagaatttagaaggcatgaaagcagcccgtaaggtgcattcctaaggactgcccattgaaactgacaaaattgcccttgtttgatgagaggaatgagcagagcactgaggtggtgaacagggatctagtgagactttcccagcatgtttctaccaaagctttctctaagcttctcggaacactctcctaataagcagatgtttggcccttcagaaagtcaacaagcaaaatgccttgagtgtcccaaaacactgatgccatgatgttggctcctgactggcctccttttcctttgactggaccactgccacctctcggtagccgtcgctttgatgatgctttgccttcgaggtcatattggtaaagccatgttccaacttccggttacaatttgtcagagggatgcgtcaggatcgtgatccctcctgtttaaaatttccactgatagctctcgtcgtaactgcagctgatctgggcacagtggttttcacagccactgcaggattcatctcccacatcttctcacctcttcttgaaacaagctatacattcgtaaagagttcatttctttggggtagtgtccttagaagcttttgttaaaacatcaatgatttcttcattcttccacccaagcttcaccagaaatttgatgtttgctcttgctgcaattttcgtggaattcatgttgctctgataggagtccttttcagtggatgtctcatccttctcagtgcctcaaactagatctagttcagaaaggttataagaagttcggacaagttcatttgagtgcaaaccagtggaaacccatgcatagtttcttcaccatgtgcattttctatgaaccttttgaagaacccctgtgttgaacattgcccaagtcgtgggagagaagtgggtgcggtccacttcctgtcctcaatttgccctcagcggaggagtgcacagagcagggaaacgcaaccccagagagatcctgccctgcagcatgcagcagactgctggcccagtcctggctccatggggtgctgtgtgggcccaagcaagttgaccaaactccctgacgctgaaatgaatcctaggtggcccaattccagtagccatgataggactgccctgcagggacagttaattaactcaggaaaagcaacctagctccaaggttagcaaccaggagttccagttgattccattagtgcaccccttgaggcattcccaagctggagtctggtggaagatgaggctcagtgtgattggatggaagcaccaacctatcaaggagaagtcccacccactctgccctgtgcgtctataaaggcgacgggtggcggccgcggcactcattgaagccgccagttgggagaggagcagagccaggccggtgctcccgaaggcagcaagatgttgcgagccacagctccctgctggttcccacctggatgcccagaagctaagaaggtggccgaggaggcggccctggaggcaagaagccgccagttgggagcggagcagagccaggccggtgctcccgaaggcagcaagatgttgcgagccacagctccctgctggttcccacctggatacccagaagctaagaaggtggccgaggaggcggccctggaggcaagaagccgccagttgggagcggagcagagccaggccggtgctcccgaaggcagcaagatgttgcgagccacagctccctgctggttcccacctggatacccagaagctaagaaggtggccgaggaggcggccctcgaggctccagaattccccctgccctctcatcagcctgcccagagcttcgggctccgggtgccccagatgcacaaccaggcctccgcatttgtggacatccaggcggagccccagaacaggggtccggcggtgcccccagcgtgtctcaagatggtgacggaggcgtcctacttccctgcgcagaggggatcggcctgctgcttgccagccgccccaaggctgacagagaggccctcgggagtccgcatctcagcccccaggaagaggaagacgatcgcccagtcttccagcccttgcttggtcacaggttgcacagatgccaagagaacccgggtggccagcagcagccaacgctccagtggctccaaggtcggcagacagccagggaagacgcgcaacaggtcagggatggcatgcaagaccaccaccaccatcagctctaagcgaatcgtccgtcgtccatccctaccgagtttgaagaaacctattatcctccgaaggtctgggtgccaagtccccaccgtcctccgccgaggctatctccaactgttcaccgaagagtgtctcaagttctgcgcctccaagcaggaggccgtggagaaggcgctgaacgaggagaaggtggcctacgactgcagccccaacaagaacaggtacctgaacgtggtcctgaacaccctcaagagactgaagggcctgacccccagctccatgccgggcctcagcagggccgccctgtacagccgcctccaggagttcctgctcagccaggaccagctcaaggagaacggctaccccttcccgcaccccgagcggcccggaggcgccgtcctcttcactggccaggggaaggggcccggcgactcctcctgcagggtctgctgccgttgtggcaccgagtacctggtgtcctcctcgggccgctgtgtacgtgaccagttgtgttattatcactgggggcgggtccgctggagccaggtggctggaggccgggttagccagtacacctgctgtgcagctgctcctggctctgtgggctgccaggtggcaaagcagcacgtgcgggacggccgcaaggacagcctcgatggcttcgtggagaccttcaagaaagagttgtccagagacgcttatccaggaatctacgccttggactgtgagatgtgctacaccacgcatggcctagagctgacccgcgtcaccgtggtggacgccgacatgcgagtggtgtacgacaccttcgtcaagcccgacaacgagatcgtggactacaacaccaggttttccggagtcaccgaggccgacgtcgccaagacgagcatcaccttgccccaagtgcaagccatcctgctgagctttttcagcgcccaaaccatcctcatcgggcacagcctggagagcgatctgctggccctgaagctcatccacagcaccgtgctggacacggccgtgctcttcccgcactacctgggtttcccctacaagcgttccctcaggaatctcgcggccgactacctgggacagatcatccaggacagccaggacggccacaactccagcgaggacgcaaacgcctgcctgcagctggtgatgtggaaggtccgacagcgtgcccagatccagccacgccaccggtccgcctctcccgccgccctggcctgtccttggccccaggccccttccacaaccgccatcagtcccgagagctcaccctgtccacctcgccgcaaggccaaagaaaccggagcagtcgacggcaggagagggcaaaaagccaagagtaaccccaaccggccactcccagtcccccggaatccctgccgcggaccctcgggcctgtccccatccctctgcccttcccagacctctgtccttccactaatcgcctcccgcagcaccgagccgccactcccggtcccccgagtccctgccgcgccccctcgcgcctgtccacatccctctgcccatccgagacctctgtccttacaccactagccaccccacgtgggacttccatggcctctgagtacaaggccagccccccggcccaccagctttctgaatgtgtgcttacctgtttttctcgagaggcaccacagtgaggtgggtgaagcacttaggctctggagttagatatctgggttcaaggccaaattccaccacttactaggtttctaatattgcacagataatgtctttgcgcttctaccttttgatctttaaagtgtgatcaaaagagacttagactcccacatcataataacgggaaactttaacagccctctgtaaacattagacagaccaacgagacagaaatctaaaaaggatatccaggaattgaactcagttctgcaccaagcggacctaggagacatctacagaacgctccaccccaaatcgacagaatatacatgcttctcagcaccacatcacacttatttccacattgaccacatagttggaaggaaagcactcctcagtaaatgtaaaataacagaaattactacaaacggtctttcagaccacattgcaatcaaagtagacgtcaggataaagaaactcactcaaaaccgctcaactgcatggaaaccggacaacctgctcctgaatgagtactgggtacttaaggaaatgaaggcagaaagaaagatattctctgaaaccaatgaaaacaaaggcacaacataccagaatctctgggtcacatttaaagcagtgtgtagagggaaatttatagcactaattgcccacgagagaaagcaggaaaaatcaaaaatgcataccctaacatcaccattaaaagaatgagagaagcaagagcaaacacattcaaaaactagcagaaggcaagaaataactaagatccgagcagaactggtggagatagagacacaataaacccttcaacaaatcaatgaatccaggagcgggtttttggcagtgatcaacaaaattgatagagcactagcaagactaagaaagaagaaaagaaagaagaatcaaacagatgcagtaaaaaatgataaaggggatatcaccaccgatcccacagaaatacaaactaccatcagacaatactatcagcacctctaagctaatgaactagaaaacctagaagaaatggataaattcctggacgcatacaacctccccagagtaaaccaggaagaagttgaatgcctgagtagaccactaacaggctctgaaattgaggcaataattaacagcctatcaagcaataaaactccaggaccagacggattcacagccgaattctaccagaaggacaaggaggagctggtaccatgccttctgaaactattccaatcaacagaaaaagagggaatcctccctcactcatttcatgaggccggcatcatcctgatcccaaagcctgagagaaacacaacccaaaaagagaattttaggcctatgtccctgaggaacatcgatgggaaaatcctccataaaataccggaaaaacgaatccagcagcatatcaaagggcttatccatcatgatgcagtgggcttcatccctgacatgcaaggcttgtccatcatatgcaaaacaataaacataatccagcatataatcagaaccaaagacagaaactgcgtgattatctcaacagatgcagaaaaggcctttgacaaaattcaacagcccttcatgccaacaactctcaataaattaggtattgatgggacatc comes from Pan troglodytes isolate AG18354 chromosome 7, NHGRI_mPanTro3-v2.0_pri, whole genome shotgun sequence and encodes:
- the LOC134810776 gene encoding exonuclease GOR-like, whose amino-acid sequence is MLRATAPCWFPPGYPEAKKVAEEAALEAPEFPLPSHQPAQSFGLRVPQMHNQASAFVDIQAEPQNRGPAVPPACLKMVTEASYFPAQRGSACCLPAAPRLTERPSGVRISAPRKRKTIAQSSSPCLVTGCTDAKRTRVASSSQRSSGSKVGRQPGKTRNRSGMACKTTTTISSKRIVRRPSLPSLKKPIILRRSGCQVPTVLRRGYLQLFTEECLKFCASKQEAVEKALNEEKVAYDCSPNKNRYLNVVLNTLKRLKGLTPSSMPGLSRAALYSRLQEFLLSQDQLKENGYPFPHPERPGGAVLFTGQGKGPGDSSCRVCCRCGTEYLVSSSGRCVRDQLCYYHWGRVRWSQVAGGRVSQYTCCAAAPGSVGCQVAKQHVRDGRKDSLDGFVETFKKELSRDAYPGIYALDCEMCYTTHGLELTRVTVVDADMRVVYDTFVKPDNEIVDYNTRFSGVTEADVAKTSITLPQVQAILLSFFSAQTILIGHSLESDLLALKLIHSTVLDTAVLFPHYLGFPYKRSLRNLAADYLGQIIQDSQDGHNSSEDANACLQLVMWKVRQRAQIQPRHRSASPAALA